From Pangasianodon hypophthalmus isolate fPanHyp1 chromosome 30, fPanHyp1.pri, whole genome shotgun sequence, a single genomic window includes:
- the LOC117596519 gene encoding trace amine-associated receptor 6-like, which translates to MNLTEFNQSDRCEHFSCPERSVSPAVYILLYVCSAAVVLLTVCGNLLVIISVFHFKQLHTPTNMLVLSLAVSDFLIGTLVMPPVLIWTIESCWIFGRGFCVIFLLIGGFLMNVSIYNIALISVDRYLALSNPFLYTNKISRRTMCIEVYSNWCVSLTYNTALYYFNGLFTGSVMCPGECFLILNEIWTLIDLVNSFIFPFSVIIILYTLVFVIAKKHATAIRELNNHTRPKTQKITTHSMKSERKAAKVLGILVAVFLVCILPYFIYSLLGDVIELHVETFLKILIVVYLNSTINPFIYALFYPWFRRCIKLIITLQVCQTESSLINVLS; encoded by the coding sequence ATGAACCTGACAGAGTTTAACCAGTCTGATCGCTGTGAGCATTTCTCCTGTCCAGAGAGATCTGTATCTCCTGCAGTTTATATCTTACTGTacgtgtgttcagctgctgtggttcttctaacagtgtgtggaaatCTCCTTGTCATCATCTCGGTTTTTCATTtcaagcagcttcacacaccGACCAACATGCTcgtgctctctctggctgtgtcgGATTTCCTGATTGGCACTTTAGTGATGCCGCCGGTGTTAATCTGGACGATTGAGTCATGCTGGATTTTTGGAAGAGGTTTCTGCgtcatttttttgttgattgGTGGTTTCCTCATGAACGTATCCATCTATAATATTGCTCTGATCTCTGTGGATCGGTATTTGGCTCTCTCAAACCCATTTCTCTACACAAACAAAATCTCTAGGAGGACTATGTGCATTGAAGTTTATTCCAACTGGTGTGTGAGTCTGACATATAACACAGCACTCTATTATTTTAATGGACTCTTCACAGGTTCTGTAATGTGTCCTGGAGAGTGTTTTCTAATTCTGAATGAGATTTGGACTCTAATTGACCttgttaattcatttatttttccattttctgtcattatcatattgtatactctagtttttgtgattgctaagaaacatgccactgctatcagagagcttaataatcacacacggCCTAAAACTCAGAAAATCACCACACACTCGatgaaatctgagagaaaagcagctaaagtACTTGGCATTTTAGTGGCTGTGTTTCTGGTGTGTATacttccatattttatttacagtttattaggGGATGTAATTGAACTACATGTAGAAACATTCCTGAAAATTCTAATAGTGGTTTATCTTAATTCCACCAtcaatccatttatttatgctCTGTTTTACCCGTGGTTTAGGAggtgcattaaattaattataactctGCAAGTATGCCAAACAGAatcttcattaataaatgttctttcaTGA
- the LOC117596531 gene encoding trace amine-associated receptor 13c-like, with product MNLTEFNQSDRCEDFSCPERSVSPAVYILLYMFSAAVVLLIVCGNMLVIISVLLFKQLHTPTNMLVLSLALSDFLVGALVMPLMLIWTIESCWIFGKASCTFCLLTNGFLMNVSIYNITLIAVDRYFALSNPFLYINTMSRRTMCYVVYSNWCVCLAYVIAFCYFSGTFMSFVICPGQCFLVLNEVDSIIDLVLSLIFPCSVIIILYTRVFVIAKKHATAIRELNNHTQPKTQKLTSHSMKSERKAAKVLGILVSVFLVCLLPYFIYSLLGNVIEIQTDTFQKVIVVMFVNSAINPFIYALFYPWFRRCFKLIITLRVFQTDSALINVLS from the coding sequence ATGAACCTGACAGAGTTTAATCAGTCTGATCGCTGTGAGGATTTCTCCTGTCCAGAGAGATCTGTATCTCCTGCAGTTTATATCTTACTGTACATGTTTTCAGCTGCTGTGGTTCTTCTAATAGTGTGTGGAAATATGCTGGTCATCATCTCTGTTCTTCTCTtcaagcagcttcacacaccGACCAACATGCTtgtgctctctctggctctgTCAGATTTCCTTGTTGGTGCTTTAGTGATGCCTTTGATGTTAATCTGGACAATCGAGTCATGCTGGATTTTTGGGAAAGCTTCCTGCACCTTCTGTTTATTGACGAATGGTTTCCTCATGAACGTATCCATCTATAATATCACTCTCATCGCTGTGGATCGGTATTTCGCTCTCTCAAACCCCTTTCTCTACATAAACACAATGTCTAGGAGGACTATGTGCTATGTGGTATATtctaactggtgtgtgtgtctggcatATGTCATAGCATTCTGTTATTTCAGCGGAACCTTCATGAGCTTTGTAATATGTCCTGGACAATGTTTCCTTGTTCTGAATGAGGTTGATTCTATAATTGATCTTGTACTATCATTAATATTTCCATGTTCTGTGATAATCATATTGTATACTcgagtttttgtgattgctaAGAAACATGCCACTGCTATCAGGGagcttaataatcacacacagcctaaaacacagaaactcaCTTCACACTCGatgaaatctgagagaaaagcagctaaagtcCTCGGAATtttagtgtctgtgtttttggtgtgtttacttccatattttatttacagcttaTTAGGAAATGTTAttgaaatacagacagacacatttCAGAAAGTGATTGTCGTGATGTTTGTTAACTCCGccattaatccatttatttatgctCTGTTTTACCCGTGGTTTAGGAGATGCTTTAAATTAATCATAACTCTGCGAGTATTCCAAACAGACtctgcattaataaatgttctttcaTGA